A genomic window from Klebsiella quasipneumoniae subsp. quasipneumoniae includes:
- the fdnG gene encoding formate dehydrogenase-N subunit alpha yields MQVSRRQFFKICAGGMAGTTAAALGFAPATALAETRQYKLLRTRETRNTCTYCSVGCGLLMYSLGDGAKNAKASIFHIEGDPDHPVNRGALCPKGAGLVDFIHSESRLKFPEYRAPGSDKWQQISWDEAFDRIAKLMKEDRDANFIAQNDAGTTVNRWLTTGMLCASASSNETGYLTQKFTRALGMLAVDNQARVUHGPTVASLAPTFGRGAMTNHWVDIKNANLVVVMGGNAAEAHPVGFRWAMEAKIHNGAKLIVIDPRFTRTASVADFYTPIRSGTDITFLSGVILYLLNNEKFNREYTEAYTNASLIVREDYSFDDGLFSGYNAEKRQYDKTSWNYELDENGFAKRDTTLQHPRCVWNLLKQHVSRYTPDVVENICGTPKADFLKVCEYIAETSAPDKTASFLYALGWTQHSIGAQNIRTMAMIQLLLGNMGMAGGGVNALRGHSNIQGLTDLGLLSTSLPGYMSLPNEKQADLQTYLTANTPKPLLKDQVNYWGNYPKFFVSMMKAFFGDKATAENSWGFDWLPKWDKSYDVLQYFEMMNQGKVNGYICQGFNPVASFPNKNKVVASLSKLKFLVTIDPLNTETSTFWQNHGESNDVDPSTIQTEVFRLPSTCFAEENGSIVNSGRWLQWHWKGADAPGIAVTDGEILAGIFTRLRKMYAEEGGPAPEPVLNMTWNYSTPHEPASEEVAMESNGKALADITDPATGAVIVKKGQQLSSFAQLRDDGTTSSGCWIFAGSWTPEGNQMARRDNADPSGLGNTLGWAWAWPLNRRILYNRASADPQGKPWDPKRQLLKWDGAKWGGVDIPDYSAAAPGSDVGPFIMQPEGMGRLFAIDKMAEGPFPEHYEPFETPLGTNPLHPNVVSNPAARVFKGDLEQMGKAEKFPYVGTTYRLTEHFHYWTKHALLNAIAQPEQFVEIGEKLANKLGISHGDTVKVSSNRGYIKAKAVVTKRIRTLKVDGKDIDTIGIPIHWGYEGVAKKGFIANTLTPFVGDANTQTPEFKAFLVNVEKV; encoded by the coding sequence ACACGCGAAACCCGTAACACCTGCACATACTGTTCTGTCGGCTGTGGGCTGTTGATGTATAGCCTCGGCGACGGCGCAAAAAACGCCAAAGCATCCATTTTCCATATCGAAGGCGATCCGGATCATCCGGTTAACCGTGGTGCGCTCTGCCCGAAAGGGGCCGGTCTGGTGGACTTTATCCATTCTGAAAGCCGCCTGAAATTCCCGGAATATCGCGCGCCAGGCTCCGATAAATGGCAGCAAATCAGCTGGGACGAAGCGTTCGATCGCATCGCGAAGCTGATGAAAGAGGACCGCGACGCCAACTTTATCGCGCAAAACGACGCCGGCACCACCGTCAACCGCTGGTTGACCACCGGGATGCTGTGCGCCTCCGCTTCCAGTAACGAAACCGGCTATTTAACGCAAAAATTCACCCGCGCCCTCGGGATGCTGGCGGTGGATAACCAGGCGCGTGTCTGACACGGACCAACGGTAGCAAGTCTTGCTCCAACATTTGGTCGCGGTGCGATGACCAACCACTGGGTGGATATTAAGAACGCCAACCTGGTCGTGGTGATGGGCGGTAACGCCGCTGAAGCGCATCCGGTGGGATTCCGCTGGGCGATGGAAGCCAAAATCCATAACGGTGCCAAACTCATCGTTATCGATCCGCGCTTCACGCGTACAGCGTCGGTGGCTGATTTCTATACCCCGATTCGTTCCGGTACCGACATTACCTTCCTGTCGGGCGTGATCCTGTACCTGCTGAATAACGAAAAATTCAACCGCGAATACACCGAAGCCTACACCAACGCCAGCCTGATCGTGCGTGAGGACTACAGCTTCGACGACGGGCTGTTCAGCGGCTATAACGCAGAAAAACGCCAGTATGACAAAACCAGCTGGAACTATGAGCTGGACGAAAACGGCTTCGCCAAACGCGATACCACGCTGCAACATCCGCGCTGCGTCTGGAACCTGCTGAAGCAGCACGTTTCCCGTTATACCCCGGATGTGGTCGAAAACATCTGCGGTACGCCGAAGGCCGACTTCCTCAAAGTCTGTGAATACATTGCCGAAACCAGCGCGCCGGATAAAACCGCGTCGTTCCTGTACGCTCTCGGCTGGACCCAGCACTCCATCGGCGCGCAGAACATCCGCACCATGGCGATGATCCAGCTGCTGCTCGGCAACATGGGGATGGCAGGCGGCGGCGTCAACGCCCTGCGCGGCCACTCCAATATCCAGGGTCTGACCGACCTCGGCCTGCTCTCTACCAGCCTGCCGGGCTACATGTCGCTGCCTAACGAAAAACAGGCCGACCTGCAGACCTACCTGACGGCTAACACGCCGAAGCCGCTGCTGAAAGACCAGGTCAACTACTGGGGCAACTATCCGAAGTTCTTCGTCTCCATGATGAAAGCCTTCTTCGGCGATAAAGCGACAGCAGAAAACAGCTGGGGCTTTGACTGGCTGCCGAAGTGGGATAAGAGCTACGACGTTCTGCAGTACTTCGAGATGATGAATCAGGGCAAAGTGAATGGCTATATTTGCCAGGGCTTTAACCCGGTCGCCTCGTTCCCGAACAAAAACAAGGTCGTCGCTTCCCTGTCGAAGCTGAAGTTCCTCGTGACCATCGACCCGCTCAATACCGAAACGTCCACCTTCTGGCAAAACCACGGTGAGTCGAACGATGTTGACCCGTCGACAATCCAGACCGAAGTGTTCCGTCTGCCGTCCACCTGCTTCGCCGAAGAGAACGGGTCTATCGTCAACTCCGGCCGCTGGCTGCAGTGGCACTGGAAAGGCGCGGACGCCCCGGGGATCGCTGTCACCGATGGCGAAATCCTCGCCGGTATCTTCACTCGCCTGCGTAAGATGTATGCCGAAGAGGGTGGCCCGGCGCCAGAGCCAGTGCTCAACATGACGTGGAATTACTCCACACCGCATGAGCCGGCGTCGGAAGAAGTGGCGATGGAAAGCAACGGTAAAGCGCTGGCGGATATTACCGACCCGGCGACCGGCGCGGTGATCGTCAAGAAAGGGCAGCAGCTGAGCTCCTTCGCACAGCTACGCGACGACGGCACGACCTCCAGCGGCTGCTGGATCTTCGCCGGCAGCTGGACGCCGGAAGGCAACCAGATGGCGCGCCGCGATAACGCCGATCCGTCCGGTCTTGGCAATACGCTGGGCTGGGCCTGGGCATGGCCGCTCAACCGCCGCATCCTGTATAACCGCGCCTCCGCGGACCCGCAGGGTAAACCGTGGGATCCTAAACGTCAGCTGCTGAAGTGGGACGGCGCGAAATGGGGTGGCGTGGATATTCCGGACTACAGCGCCGCCGCGCCTGGCAGCGACGTCGGTCCGTTTATCATGCAGCCGGAAGGGATGGGCCGTCTGTTCGCTATCGATAAGATGGCGGAAGGACCGTTCCCGGAACACTACGAGCCGTTTGAAACGCCGCTCGGGACTAACCCGCTGCACCCGAACGTGGTCTCTAACCCGGCAGCTCGCGTCTTCAAAGGCGATCTCGAGCAGATGGGCAAAGCGGAGAAATTCCCGTACGTCGGCACCACTTACCGCCTGACCGAACACTTCCACTACTGGACCAAGCACGCGCTGCTTAACGCCATCGCGCAGCCGGAGCAGTTTGTGGAGATCGGTGAAAAACTGGCGAATAAGCTTGGCATCAGCCATGGCGATACCGTCAAGGTCTCCTCCAACCGCGGCTACATCAAGGCCAAGGCGGTGGTGACCAAACGTATTCGCACGCTGAAAGTGGACGGTAAGGATATCGATACCATCGGCATTCCTATTCACTGGGGCTATGAGGGCGTGGCGAAAAAAGGCTTTATTGCCAATACCCTGACGCCGTTCGTCGGTGATGCGAACACGCAGACGCCGGAGTTCAAAGCTTTCCTCGTGAACGTGGAAAAGGTGTAA
- the fdxH gene encoding formate dehydrogenase subunit beta → MAYQSQDIIRRSATNGFTPAPQARDHQQEVAKLIDVTTCIGCKACQVACSEWNDIRDEVGHNVGVYDNPADLTAKSWTVMRFSEVEQNDKLEWLIRKDGCMHCADPGCLKACPSEGAIIQYANGIVDFQSEQCIGCGYCIAGCPFDVPRLNPEDNRVYKCTLCVDRVTVGQEPACVKTCPTGAIHFGSKEDMKTLAGERVAELKTRGYDNAGLYDPAGVGGTHVMYVLHHADKPNLYHGLPENPEISQTVKFWKGIWKPLAAVGFAATFAASIFHYVGVGPNRAEEEEDNLHEEKDEVRK, encoded by the coding sequence ATGGCTTATCAATCGCAAGATATTATTCGTCGTTCCGCGACTAACGGTTTCACCCCCGCGCCTCAGGCGCGGGACCACCAGCAGGAGGTGGCGAAGCTTATCGACGTCACCACCTGTATCGGCTGCAAAGCCTGTCAGGTGGCCTGCTCCGAATGGAACGATATTCGTGATGAAGTCGGTCACAACGTCGGGGTGTATGACAACCCGGCGGACCTGACCGCCAAGTCATGGACGGTAATGCGCTTCTCGGAAGTGGAGCAAAACGACAAGCTGGAATGGCTCATCCGCAAAGATGGCTGCATGCACTGCGCCGATCCGGGCTGCCTGAAGGCCTGCCCGTCAGAAGGCGCGATCATTCAGTACGCCAACGGCATCGTCGATTTCCAGTCCGAGCAGTGCATCGGCTGCGGTTACTGTATCGCCGGCTGTCCTTTCGATGTGCCGCGTCTGAACCCGGAAGACAACCGCGTCTACAAATGTACCCTGTGCGTAGACCGCGTCACCGTCGGCCAGGAACCGGCCTGCGTGAAAACCTGCCCAACCGGCGCCATCCACTTTGGCTCCAAAGAGGATATGAAAACGCTGGCCGGCGAGCGCGTGGCTGAGCTGAAAACCCGCGGTTACGACAATGCGGGCCTGTACGATCCGGCCGGCGTCGGCGGCACCCACGTCATGTACGTGCTGCACCATGCCGACAAGCCGAATCTGTACCACGGCCTGCCGGAAAACCCGGAGATCAGCCAGACCGTCAAGTTCTGGAAAGGCATCTGGAAACCGCTGGCGGCCGTCGGCTTCGCCGCGACCTTCGCAGCCAGTATCTTCCACTACGTCGGCGTCGGTCCGAACCGCGCGGAAGAGGAAGAGGACAACCTGCATGAAGAGAAAGACGAGGTGCGCAAATGA
- the fdoI gene encoding formate dehydrogenase cytochrome b556 subunit yields the protein MKRRDTIVRYTAPERINHWVTAFCFILAAVSGLGFFFPSFNWLMHILGTPQLARILHPFVGVVMFASFIIMFFRYWHHNLINRDDIFWAKNIRKIVVNEEVGDTGRYNFGQKCVFWAAIIFLVLLLVSGVIIWRPYFAPAFSIPVIRFALMLHSFAAVALIVVIMVHIYAALWVKGTITAMVEGWVTSTWAKKHHPRWYREVRQKQEKSSE from the coding sequence ATGAAACGACGTGACACCATCGTGCGCTACACGGCGCCGGAACGCATCAACCACTGGGTCACCGCCTTCTGCTTCATCCTGGCGGCGGTAAGCGGGTTAGGCTTTTTCTTCCCGTCCTTTAACTGGCTGATGCATATCCTCGGCACGCCGCAGCTGGCGCGAATTCTCCACCCATTCGTCGGGGTGGTGATGTTCGCGTCGTTCATCATCATGTTTTTCCGTTACTGGCACCACAACCTAATCAATCGGGATGATATCTTTTGGGCGAAGAATATTCGTAAGATCGTCGTCAACGAGGAGGTGGGCGATACCGGACGCTATAACTTCGGCCAGAAATGCGTATTCTGGGCGGCGATTATCTTCCTGGTACTGCTGCTGGTGAGCGGTGTGATCATCTGGCGTCCGTATTTTGCGCCGGCTTTCTCAATCCCGGTGATCCGATTTGCGCTGATGCTGCATTCATTTGCCGCAGTGGCGTTAATTGTGGTTATCATGGTGCATATCTACGCCGCCCTCTGGGTGAAAGGCACCATTACCGCGATGGTGGAAGGCTGGGTCACCAGTACGTGGGCGAAGAAACATCACCCGCGCTGGTACCGAGAGGTCCGCCAGAAACAGGAAAAGTCATCTGAATGA
- the fdhE gene encoding formate dehydrogenase accessory protein FdhE: MSIRIIPQDELGSSEKRTAEAIPPLLFPRLKNLYNRRAERLRELAANNPLGDYLRFAALIAHAQEVVLYDHPLQMDLTARIKAASEQGKPPLDIHVLPRDKHWHKLLHSLIAELKPEMSGPALAVIENLEKASEQELEQMASALFASDFASVSSDKAPFIWAALSLYWAQMASLIPGKARAEYGEQRQFCPVCGSMPVSSIVQIGTTQGLRYLHCNLCETEWHVVRVKCSNCEQSRDLHYWSLDNEQAAVKAESCGDCGTYLKIMYQEKDPKVEAVADDLASLVLDARMEQEGFARSSINPFMFPGEGE; the protein is encoded by the coding sequence ATGAGTATTCGCATAATCCCGCAAGACGAGCTGGGTTCGAGCGAGAAACGCACGGCGGAAGCCATTCCGCCGCTACTGTTCCCCAGACTGAAAAATTTGTATAACCGCCGCGCTGAACGCCTGCGCGAGCTGGCCGCCAACAACCCGCTGGGCGATTATCTGCGCTTTGCCGCGCTGATCGCCCATGCCCAGGAAGTGGTGCTGTACGACCATCCGCTGCAGATGGATCTCACCGCCCGCATTAAAGCGGCCAGCGAACAGGGCAAGCCGCCGCTGGATATCCACGTCCTGCCGCGCGACAAACACTGGCACAAGCTGCTGCACTCGCTGATTGCCGAGCTGAAGCCGGAGATGAGCGGCCCGGCGCTGGCGGTGATTGAGAATCTGGAAAAAGCCTCTGAGCAGGAGCTGGAGCAGATGGCCAGCGCGCTGTTTGCTTCCGACTTCGCCTCGGTCAGCAGCGATAAAGCGCCGTTCATCTGGGCCGCGCTGTCGCTCTACTGGGCGCAGATGGCCAGCCTGATCCCCGGAAAAGCGCGCGCCGAATACGGCGAACAGCGCCAGTTCTGCCCGGTGTGCGGCTCGATGCCGGTCTCCAGCATCGTGCAGATCGGTACCACCCAGGGGCTGCGCTATCTGCACTGCAATCTGTGCGAAACCGAGTGGCACGTGGTACGCGTCAAATGTAGCAATTGCGAACAGAGCCGCGATCTGCACTACTGGTCACTGGACAACGAGCAGGCTGCGGTGAAAGCTGAAAGCTGTGGCGACTGCGGAACCTACCTGAAGATTATGTATCAGGAGAAGGATCCAAAAGTCGAAGCCGTCGCCGACGATTTGGCATCCCTGGTGCTCGACGCCCGCATGGAGCAGGAAGGCTTCGCCAGAAGCTCAATAAACCCGTTCATGTTCCCTGGCGAAGGGGAGTAA
- a CDS encoding alpha/beta hydrolase — MALEKGIASLVEAFIAAERPSSRDQHIDDRRAGYIASAVLAGEMETRVRVEDITLEGMNFRIVSPPTASGLLPTLIYYHGGCFVSGGFATHDNQLRQLAWFSGCRVIAVQYRLAPEHTFPAAHDDAEQGVMIIHRHAEQLGVDASRITLAGDSAGGHLALVTALRLKANTAWQPAQLILIYPMLDPTASMASYVSNGADYVITRDTLLSGYEMYLASTPANHPDASPLWRDDFHGLPPVHILTAEFDPLRDEGEALHRRLMAQGVESSCQRYLGVIHGFFQLGGISRAAREAMRDIAWRVASPGR, encoded by the coding sequence ATGGCGCTGGAAAAAGGGATTGCTTCGCTGGTTGAGGCGTTTATTGCGGCAGAGCGTCCGTCATCACGCGATCAACATATTGATGATCGGAGAGCCGGCTATATCGCCAGCGCGGTACTCGCCGGGGAGATGGAAACCAGAGTGCGGGTGGAGGATATCACGCTGGAGGGGATGAACTTCCGCATCGTTTCACCACCCACCGCCAGCGGCTTGTTGCCGACACTTATCTACTACCACGGCGGCTGTTTTGTCAGCGGCGGCTTTGCCACCCACGACAATCAGCTCCGTCAGCTAGCCTGGTTCAGCGGCTGCCGGGTGATCGCCGTGCAGTACCGCCTGGCGCCGGAGCATACCTTTCCGGCAGCGCACGATGACGCAGAACAAGGTGTCATGATTATCCACCGACACGCGGAGCAGCTTGGCGTTGACGCATCACGCATCACCCTGGCTGGCGACAGCGCCGGCGGGCACCTCGCTCTGGTAACGGCCCTGCGCCTGAAAGCGAATACGGCGTGGCAACCCGCGCAACTGATTCTGATTTATCCCATGCTTGACCCCACCGCCAGCATGGCGAGCTACGTCAGCAACGGCGCTGACTATGTGATTACCCGGGACACGCTGCTGAGCGGCTATGAAATGTACCTCGCCTCGACGCCGGCGAACCATCCGGATGCCAGTCCGCTCTGGCGCGACGATTTTCACGGTTTGCCGCCGGTGCATATTCTGACGGCGGAGTTCGATCCTTTACGCGACGAGGGCGAAGCGCTGCATCGAAGGCTGATGGCGCAAGGGGTGGAGAGTTCCTGTCAGCGCTATCTGGGAGTGATCCACGGCTTCTTTCAGCTGGGGGGGATCAGCCGCGCCGCGCGAGAGGCCATGCGGGATATCGCCTGGCGCGTAGCATCGCCAGGACGATAA
- the fabY gene encoding fatty acid biosynthesis protein FabY translates to MYHLRVPQTAEELESYYQFRWEMLRKPLHQPKGSERDAWDAMAHHQMVVDEEGNLVAVGRLYINAENEASIRFMAVHPSVQDKGLGTLMAMTLESVARQEGVKRVTCSAREDAVEFFAKLGFVNQGEITTPTTTPIRHFLMIKPVASLDDILHRGDWCAQLQQAWYQHIPLSEKMGVRIQQYTGQKFITTMPEAGNQNPHHTLFAGSLFSLATLTGWGLIWLMLRERHLGGTIILADAHIRYSQPISGRPSAIADLGSLSGDLDRLARGRKARVQMQVELFGDDKQGAVFEGIYIVLPAKPFGSYEEGGNEEE, encoded by the coding sequence ATGTATCACCTTCGTGTACCGCAAACAGCAGAAGAGTTAGAGAGCTACTATCAGTTCCGTTGGGAAATGCTGCGTAAGCCGCTGCATCAGCCTAAGGGTTCGGAACGTGACGCCTGGGATGCGATGGCGCATCATCAGATGGTGGTGGATGAAGAGGGCAACCTGGTGGCCGTCGGCCGGCTATATATCAATGCGGAGAATGAAGCTTCCATTCGCTTTATGGCCGTTCATCCCTCGGTGCAGGATAAAGGGCTGGGTACGCTGATGGCGATGACCCTCGAGTCCGTCGCGCGTCAGGAAGGGGTTAAGCGGGTCACCTGTAGCGCTCGCGAAGATGCGGTGGAGTTTTTCGCCAAGCTCGGCTTTGTCAATCAGGGGGAGATTACTACCCCGACCACCACGCCGATCCGTCATTTCCTGATGATTAAACCGGTCGCGTCGCTGGACGATATTCTCCACCGCGGCGACTGGTGCGCGCAGCTACAGCAGGCGTGGTATCAGCATATCCCGCTGAGTGAAAAGATGGGCGTGCGCATTCAGCAGTACACCGGGCAGAAATTTATTACTACCATGCCGGAAGCGGGGAATCAGAATCCGCACCACACGCTGTTTGCCGGCAGCTTGTTCTCGCTCGCCACCTTAACCGGATGGGGGCTTATCTGGCTGATGCTGCGCGAGCGGCACCTGGGGGGCACCATCATTCTGGCGGATGCGCACATCCGCTACAGTCAGCCCATTAGCGGCCGCCCCAGCGCCATTGCCGACCTCGGTTCTCTGAGCGGCGATCTTGACCGTCTGGCGCGTGGGCGTAAAGCCCGCGTGCAAATGCAGGTGGAGCTTTTTGGCGACGATAAACAGGGCGCCGTATTCGAGGGGATCTACATCGTGCTGCCGGCGAAGCCCTTTGGCTCTTACGAAGAGGGCGGCAACGAGGAAGAGTAG
- the dtd gene encoding D-aminoacyl-tRNA deacylase: MIALIQRVSRASVTVADEVTGEIGPGLLVLLGVEKDDDEQKANRLCERVLGYRIFSDAEGKMNLNVQQAGGSVLVVSQFTLAADTERGMRPSFSKGAAPDRAEALYEYFVARCRQQEMNTQTGRFAADMQVSLVNDGPVTFWLQV; encoded by the coding sequence ATGATTGCATTAATTCAACGCGTATCCCGTGCAAGCGTTACCGTGGCGGACGAAGTGACGGGCGAAATTGGCCCGGGGCTTCTGGTGCTGCTGGGGGTCGAAAAAGACGATGATGAACAAAAAGCGAATCGCCTCTGCGAGCGCGTGCTGGGCTACCGCATCTTCAGCGATGCGGAGGGGAAAATGAACCTGAATGTTCAGCAGGCGGGCGGCAGCGTGCTGGTGGTTTCGCAATTTACGCTGGCGGCCGATACCGAGCGGGGGATGCGGCCGAGCTTCTCGAAAGGTGCTGCTCCGGACCGCGCTGAGGCGCTGTATGAGTATTTTGTCGCCCGCTGTCGCCAGCAGGAAATGAACACCCAGACCGGAAGATTCGCTGCGGATATGCAGGTTTCTTTGGTCAATGATGGTCCCGTGACCTTTTGGTTGCAGGTATGA
- a CDS encoding virulence factor BrkB family protein: MLRTVHQKLLHHTRPLLAWLKLLWRRIDEDHMTTLAGNLAYVSLLSLVPLIAVVFALFAAFPMFSEVSVQIRHFIFANFIPATGDVIQGYIEQFVANSSRMTAVGAFGLIVTSLLLMYSIDSALNTIWRSTRSRPKVYSFAVYWMILTLGPLLAGASLAISSYLLSLRWASDLDGVIDNLLRLFPLILSWAAFWLLYSIVPTTQVRNRDAVIGALVAALLFEAGKKAFALYITTFPSYQLIYGVISVVPILFVWVYWTWCIVLLGAEITVTLGEYRKLKTEETEQP, encoded by the coding sequence ATGTTAAGAACCGTTCATCAAAAATTACTCCACCATACCCGGCCGCTGCTGGCGTGGCTTAAGCTGCTGTGGCGGCGTATTGATGAAGACCATATGACCACCCTGGCGGGGAACCTCGCCTATGTGTCATTACTGTCCCTGGTGCCGCTGATTGCCGTCGTGTTCGCGCTGTTTGCGGCCTTCCCCATGTTCTCCGAAGTCAGCGTGCAGATCCGCCATTTTATCTTCGCCAATTTTATTCCGGCGACCGGGGATGTGATCCAGGGATATATCGAGCAGTTCGTCGCCAATTCCAGCCGCATGACCGCCGTAGGCGCCTTTGGCCTGATCGTGACCTCGCTGCTGCTGATGTACTCGATCGACAGCGCGCTAAACACCATCTGGCGCAGCACGCGCAGCCGGCCCAAAGTTTACTCCTTTGCCGTCTACTGGATGATCCTGACCCTTGGTCCGCTGCTGGCGGGCGCCAGCCTGGCGATCAGTTCCTATCTGCTGTCGCTGCGCTGGGCAAGCGACCTCGACGGCGTAATTGATAATCTGCTCCGCCTTTTCCCGCTGATCCTCTCCTGGGCAGCATTCTGGCTGCTCTACAGTATTGTACCCACCACCCAGGTGCGTAACCGCGACGCGGTGATCGGGGCGCTGGTGGCGGCGCTGCTGTTCGAGGCAGGTAAAAAAGCGTTTGCCCTCTATATCACCACCTTTCCGTCCTATCAGCTCATTTATGGCGTGATTTCGGTGGTGCCGATTTTGTTCGTCTGGGTGTACTGGACCTGGTGTATCGTCTTGCTTGGCGCTGAAATTACTGTCACTCTCGGTGAATACCGCAAACTTAAAACAGAAGAAACAGAACAACCATGA
- the yihX gene encoding glucose-1-phosphatase produces the protein MLYIFDLGNVIVDIDFNRVLGAWSDLTRIPLATLKQHFTMGEAFHQHERGELSDEDFAAAMCHEMNMSLSYEQFAHGWQAVFVALRPEVIAIMQKLRAQGHRVVVLSNTNRLHTTFWPDEYPEVRAAADRIYLSQEMGMRKPEAQIYQRVLEEEGFSAADTVFFDDNVDNIAGANRLGITSILVTGKKTIPDYFAKQLC, from the coding sequence ATGCTCTATATCTTTGATTTAGGTAATGTGATTGTCGACATTGACTTCAACCGGGTATTGGGGGCCTGGAGCGATTTAACCCGCATCCCGCTGGCGACGCTGAAGCAGCATTTCACCATGGGAGAGGCATTCCATCAGCATGAGCGCGGCGAGCTCAGCGATGAAGATTTTGCCGCCGCCATGTGCCATGAAATGAATATGTCCCTCAGCTATGAGCAGTTTGCTCACGGCTGGCAGGCGGTGTTTGTCGCGCTGCGTCCGGAAGTGATTGCGATCATGCAAAAACTGCGTGCCCAGGGCCATCGCGTGGTGGTGCTCTCCAATACCAATCGTCTTCACACCACGTTCTGGCCGGATGAATACCCGGAAGTGCGCGCTGCCGCCGATCGCATCTATCTGTCTCAGGAGATGGGAATGCGTAAGCCTGAAGCGCAAATTTATCAGCGAGTACTGGAAGAAGAGGGTTTTTCCGCCGCAGATACGGTCTTTTTTGATGATAACGTCGATAATATAGCAGGGGCTAACCGGTTGGGGATCACCAGTATTCTGGTGACCGGGAAGAAGACCATCCCTGACTATTTCGCGAAACAGCTATGTTAA